A stretch of the Halomonas sp. BDJS001 genome encodes the following:
- a CDS encoding ABC transporter substrate-binding protein, protein MPTLKKTTLALALAGATLATTAQANEVEVLHWWTSGGEARAANVLKELMEAEGYGWQDFAVAGGGGETAMTVLKSRAMSGNPPSAAQIKGPEIQEWGELGLLGDLSEVADAEGWDELLPEVVADVMRYDGEYVAVPVNVHRVNWLWANPDVLEAAGVEMPTTLDELFEAGEAIREAGFVPLAHGGQSWQDATVFESVVLGGQGSEFYQQALVELDPEALGGEQMVAALEDFKRMRELMDEGMSGRDWNVATAMVIEGVAGFQLMGDWAKGEFTAAGLTAGEDYLCAAAPGTEDAFTFNIDSLAMFRVTEGEEREAQQALARLVLEPTFQETFNLAKGSIPARPDLDMSEFDSCAQQSLADFQRTAEEGGLVPSMAHGMAVRADVQGAIFDVVTNYFNDADMPAEEAAERLVSAAQAASF, encoded by the coding sequence ATGCCGACGTTAAAGAAGACGACCCTCGCGCTTGCCCTGGCAGGTGCCACGCTAGCCACTACCGCTCAAGCGAATGAAGTCGAAGTGCTGCACTGGTGGACTTCCGGTGGTGAAGCCCGTGCTGCCAATGTGCTCAAAGAGTTAATGGAAGCCGAAGGCTACGGTTGGCAGGACTTCGCCGTGGCCGGTGGCGGCGGTGAAACCGCCATGACTGTGCTTAAGTCTCGCGCCATGTCGGGTAACCCACCTTCCGCCGCCCAAATTAAAGGCCCTGAAATTCAGGAGTGGGGCGAGCTGGGTTTGCTTGGCGACTTGAGTGAGGTGGCTGATGCCGAAGGCTGGGACGAGCTGCTGCCTGAAGTGGTCGCCGATGTCATGCGCTACGATGGCGAGTACGTAGCGGTACCCGTTAACGTGCACCGTGTCAACTGGCTGTGGGCCAACCCGGACGTACTGGAAGCGGCAGGAGTTGAGATGCCCACCACGCTGGATGAGCTATTTGAAGCGGGTGAGGCCATCCGTGAAGCGGGCTTCGTGCCGCTGGCTCATGGCGGTCAGTCCTGGCAGGATGCCACGGTATTCGAAAGCGTAGTGCTTGGCGGTCAAGGGAGCGAGTTTTATCAGCAGGCGCTTGTGGAGTTAGACCCTGAAGCACTGGGGGGTGAACAAATGGTCGCTGCTCTTGAGGATTTCAAGCGTATGCGCGAGCTAATGGATGAGGGCATGTCCGGTCGCGACTGGAATGTTGCCACAGCCATGGTGATTGAGGGAGTGGCCGGATTCCAGCTGATGGGCGATTGGGCAAAAGGGGAGTTCACCGCGGCTGGATTGACCGCCGGGGAAGATTACCTGTGTGCGGCAGCGCCGGGCACCGAAGATGCGTTTACCTTCAATATCGATAGCCTGGCCATGTTCCGGGTCACCGAGGGCGAGGAGCGCGAGGCGCAGCAAGCGTTGGCGCGCTTAGTGCTTGAACCCACTTTCCAGGAAACGTTTAATCTTGCCAAAGGCTCGATTCCGGCGCGTCCTGATCTGGACATGAGCGAATTCGATAGCTGCGCCCAACAGTCCCTGGCCGATTTCCAGCGCACCGCGGAAGAGGGGGGGTTAGTGCCCAGTATGGCCCACGGTATGGCGGTTCGCGCCGATGTGCAGGGCGCCATTTTTGACGTGGTCACTAACTACTTCAACGATGCCGATATGCCCGCAGAAGAAGCCGCAGAACGGTTGGTGAGTGCCGCCCAAGCGGCCTCTTTCTAG
- a CDS encoding carbohydrate ABC transporter permease codes for MKNTSATPLGPTAKRSTPSGGLQAWLPRLVLAPSVAISLFFVYGFMLWTFVLSLTSSRMLPSYDFVGFGQYARLMANERWWVASTNLMIFGVLFVVICLVIGALLAILLDQKIRQEGVLRTIYLYPMALSFIVTGVVWKWLLNPQLGIQAMVQSWGFESFRFDWIVDPDMAIYTLVIAAVWQASGFVMALFLAGLRGIDDSIIKAAQLDGASLPRIYLRVVMPCLRPVVFSAVMILAHIAIKSFDLVVALTGGGPGYATDLPATFMYAHAFTRAQIGLGSASAMLMLGGVLAILIPYLYSELRSRKHG; via the coding sequence ATGAAAAATACCTCTGCGACGCCCTTAGGGCCTACCGCTAAGCGGTCGACGCCATCCGGCGGTTTGCAGGCGTGGCTGCCTCGGCTGGTGCTGGCACCGTCGGTGGCCATTTCGCTGTTCTTTGTTTATGGCTTCATGCTCTGGACATTCGTGCTTTCGCTAACCAGCTCGCGCATGCTGCCCAGCTATGACTTTGTCGGCTTTGGTCAGTACGCACGCCTGATGGCCAATGAGCGCTGGTGGGTTGCCTCGACCAACCTGATGATTTTTGGCGTGCTGTTCGTGGTGATTTGCCTGGTGATTGGTGCGTTGCTGGCGATACTGCTCGATCAGAAAATTCGCCAGGAGGGCGTACTGCGCACGATCTACCTCTACCCCATGGCACTCTCCTTTATTGTTACCGGGGTGGTGTGGAAGTGGCTGCTTAATCCGCAATTGGGCATTCAAGCGATGGTTCAGAGCTGGGGCTTTGAGTCGTTTCGCTTTGACTGGATTGTCGATCCGGATATGGCCATTTATACCCTGGTCATTGCCGCCGTGTGGCAGGCGTCCGGGTTTGTGATGGCGCTGTTTTTAGCCGGGCTGCGGGGTATCGATGACAGCATTATTAAAGCCGCGCAGTTGGATGGCGCCAGCTTGCCGCGGATTTATCTGCGCGTGGTGATGCCGTGCCTACGCCCGGTCGTGTTTAGCGCGGTGATGATCTTGGCCCATATTGCCATTAAGAGCTTTGATCTGGTCGTCGCGCTCACCGGCGGTGGGCCGGGCTACGCTACCGACTTGCCCGCCACCTTTATGTACGCCCACGCCTTTACCCGGGCGCAGATCGGCTTGGGTTCTGCCAGCGCCATGCTGATGTTGGGCGGCGTGCTGGCAATTTTGATTCCGTACCTCTACTCCGAACTAAGGAGCCGCAAGCATGGCTAA
- a CDS encoding carbohydrate ABC transporter permease, which translates to MANVIRRQTPAARLGRGLLYGVLILAALFYILPLVVMLMTSVKPLSEISPGSLLSFPQNPTLAPWTKAWGEACTGMRCDGVGGYFWNSFAIVIPAVLISTTIGALNGYALTKWRFKGSELVFALMLFGCFIPFQVVLLPMAQTLGWLGISSSRAGLILVHVVFGIAFTTLFFRNFYVGIPNELVSAAKLDGAGFFRIFWRILLPVSAPIIVVSVIWQFTQIWNDFLFGVAFSAHNTQPVTVALNNLVNTSTGVREYNVDMAAAMIAALPTLVVYVLAGKYFVRGLTAGSVKG; encoded by the coding sequence ATGGCTAATGTGATTCGTCGTCAGACGCCCGCTGCGCGGCTGGGCCGTGGCCTGCTCTATGGCGTGCTGATACTTGCTGCACTGTTCTATATTCTGCCGCTGGTGGTGATGCTGATGACCTCGGTGAAGCCGCTAAGCGAAATCAGCCCCGGTTCGCTGCTCTCGTTTCCACAAAACCCGACACTGGCACCGTGGACCAAAGCCTGGGGAGAAGCCTGTACCGGTATGCGCTGCGATGGTGTCGGTGGCTACTTCTGGAACTCCTTTGCGATCGTGATTCCAGCCGTGCTGATCTCCACCACCATTGGCGCCCTAAACGGCTACGCGCTAACCAAATGGCGCTTCAAAGGCTCTGAGTTAGTCTTTGCACTAATGCTGTTTGGCTGCTTTATTCCCTTCCAGGTGGTGCTGCTACCTATGGCGCAAACCCTCGGCTGGCTGGGTATCTCCAGCTCCCGCGCTGGGTTGATTTTGGTTCACGTAGTCTTTGGCATTGCCTTCACCACGCTGTTTTTCCGCAACTTCTATGTGGGTATCCCCAACGAGCTGGTATCGGCGGCAAAGCTGGATGGCGCGGGCTTTTTCCGCATTTTCTGGCGCATTCTGCTGCCGGTTTCCGCGCCTATCATCGTGGTGTCGGTAATTTGGCAGTTCACCCAAATCTGGAATGACTTCCTGTTTGGCGTGGCATTTTCAGCCCATAACACCCAGCCCGTTACCGTGGCGCTTAACAACCTGGTGAATACCTCCACCGGCGTTCGCGAGTACAACGTCGATATGGCGGCGGCAATGATTGCCGCGCTGCCCACCCTGGTGGTGTACGTGCTGGCGGGAAAATACTTCGTGCGCGGGCTGACAGCCGGTTCCGTTAAAGGCTAA
- a CDS encoding ABC transporter ATP-binding protein — protein MAALEIHNVRKEFGSERVLKDVSISIDSGEFLILVGPSGCGKSTLMNAIAGLEPVTSGNIYIDGEDVTWRTPADRDIAMVFQSYALYPSMTVRQNISFGLEMRKVPKPEREAAVERVADLLQITHLLERKPAQLSGGQRQRVAMGRALAREPKVYLFDEPLSNLDAKLRVDMRTEIKKLHQRLGTTIVYVTHDQVEAMTLADCIAVMRDGHILQLGTPDEVYNNPVDMFVAGFMGSPSMNFIRATLEDNNGGYQLRIVTPGEEELVLPWPEARIAPDMAERLNQPVILGLRPEHFSEEDERLTAQAEGTLLSASVAVVEPTGADILLRLPLGEQEVTARVGPKCAVVAGERLALRVDMGRAILFDAETEQRIA, from the coding sequence ATGGCAGCGTTAGAAATCCACAACGTGCGCAAAGAGTTTGGCAGCGAGCGGGTGCTTAAAGATGTCAGTATCTCTATAGATTCCGGTGAGTTTTTGATTCTGGTTGGCCCCTCGGGCTGCGGCAAGTCTACGCTGATGAATGCCATTGCCGGTCTTGAGCCGGTGACCTCTGGCAATATTTATATCGATGGCGAAGACGTCACCTGGCGCACCCCCGCGGATCGGGACATCGCTATGGTGTTTCAGTCATACGCCCTCTATCCCAGTATGACCGTGCGCCAGAACATCAGCTTCGGGCTGGAGATGCGCAAGGTGCCCAAGCCCGAGCGAGAGGCCGCCGTGGAGCGGGTAGCGGATCTACTGCAAATTACTCACCTGCTGGAGCGCAAGCCCGCTCAGCTCTCCGGCGGCCAGCGACAGCGGGTGGCGATGGGGCGGGCGCTGGCTCGGGAGCCCAAGGTCTATCTGTTTGACGAGCCGCTCTCCAACCTGGATGCCAAGCTGCGCGTGGATATGCGCACCGAGATCAAAAAGCTCCACCAGCGCCTGGGCACCACCATTGTTTACGTCACCCATGACCAGGTTGAAGCCATGACCCTGGCAGACTGCATTGCAGTGATGCGTGACGGTCATATTTTACAGTTGGGCACCCCGGATGAGGTCTACAACAATCCGGTGGATATGTTTGTGGCCGGTTTTATGGGTTCACCATCGATGAACTTTATCCGTGCTACCTTGGAAGATAACAACGGCGGTTATCAACTGCGGATTGTCACACCGGGGGAGGAGGAACTGGTGCTGCCGTGGCCTGAAGCGCGCATCGCCCCCGACATGGCCGAGCGGTTGAATCAGCCGGTAATTCTTGGTCTACGCCCAGAGCACTTCAGCGAAGAGGATGAGCGGTTAACCGCCCAAGCCGAAGGCACGCTGCTGAGCGCCAGTGTAGCGGTGGTAGAGCCTACCGGGGCGGATATTTTGCTTCGCCTACCGCTGGGCGAACAGGAAGTGACCGCCCGCGTTGGGCCTAAATGCGCGGTGGTGGCTGGGGAGCGCTTAGCACTGCGCGTCGATATGGGGCGGGCGATTCTATTTGATGCCGAGACCGAGCAGCGTATAGCGTAA
- a CDS encoding BCCT family transporter, whose product MNTPNNPESPSATSDMQTDYVVGQDNITGQLGPIGFDIHNRVFVVSALASAIFIVLTLLFPERAGSIFQSVVSFSTGTLDWYFMILVDFFILFCLALVVLPYGSVRLGGPDARPDHSYLSWFAMLFTAGIGIGLLFFGVLEPVYHANVSLPLGIPSPFGADGELEPAAIADASAMGLAGTYLHWGIHGWAVYVVMALALGLFTYNKGLPFSIRSAFFPILGERVWGWWGHVIDILAVFSTLFGLATSLGLGAQQANAGMNFVFGLEVTTLTQVIVIILVTGVALVSVWRGLEGGLKKLSEINMILAVLFFFFVLFAGPTLLALTGFWTGLTTYVTEFIPLSAPFGRDDDAYRQSWTIFYWAWWISWAPFVGMFIARVSRGRTVREFILCVLLVPSLFIFVWMGVFGSTALDQLYADPAASLVKEYVIDNYRPELSLFGMLNELPLTGLMSTLGIVLALIFFVTSSDSGSLVIDTITAGGKIDAPRPQRMFWAVVEGLIAIVLLIGGGLTALQAGVTATAIPFSIVMLLMCYSIIKALNGELRLIRK is encoded by the coding sequence ATGAACACTCCCAATAATCCCGAGTCGCCTTCGGCAACCAGCGACATGCAGACCGACTATGTGGTGGGTCAGGATAATATCACGGGCCAGCTTGGCCCCATCGGTTTCGATATCCACAACCGCGTTTTTGTCGTATCGGCGCTTGCCTCGGCCATTTTCATCGTCCTCACCCTGCTGTTTCCAGAGCGTGCAGGAAGTATATTCCAGTCCGTTGTCTCCTTCTCGACGGGAACATTGGACTGGTATTTCATGATCCTGGTCGATTTTTTTATTCTATTCTGCTTAGCGCTGGTGGTGCTGCCCTATGGCTCAGTCAGGCTGGGCGGGCCGGATGCGCGACCGGATCACAGCTACCTCTCATGGTTCGCCATGCTGTTCACCGCGGGCATCGGCATCGGCCTGCTGTTCTTTGGCGTACTCGAACCGGTTTACCACGCCAATGTCTCCCTACCACTGGGCATTCCCTCGCCCTTCGGTGCCGATGGTGAACTGGAACCAGCGGCGATTGCCGATGCCAGCGCCATGGGCCTGGCAGGCACATATCTCCATTGGGGGATTCATGGCTGGGCAGTGTATGTGGTGATGGCGCTGGCGCTGGGGCTGTTTACCTACAATAAAGGCCTGCCGTTTTCGATTCGTTCGGCGTTCTTTCCCATTCTCGGTGAGCGTGTCTGGGGCTGGTGGGGCCATGTGATTGATATTCTGGCGGTGTTTTCCACCCTCTTCGGGCTGGCTACCTCCCTTGGGCTCGGCGCCCAGCAGGCCAACGCGGGGATGAACTTTGTTTTTGGTCTGGAGGTCACCACCCTGACTCAGGTCATCGTCATCATTCTAGTCACGGGGGTGGCGCTGGTGTCGGTCTGGCGCGGTCTTGAGGGTGGCTTGAAGAAGCTCTCCGAGATCAACATGATCCTGGCCGTGCTGTTCTTCTTTTTCGTGCTCTTCGCTGGCCCCACACTACTCGCCTTGACGGGCTTCTGGACGGGGCTGACCACCTATGTCACTGAGTTTATTCCTCTATCCGCGCCCTTTGGTCGTGACGACGACGCCTACCGTCAGTCCTGGACGATTTTCTACTGGGCCTGGTGGATTAGTTGGGCACCTTTCGTGGGGATGTTTATCGCCCGCGTCTCCCGGGGCCGCACGGTGCGTGAGTTTATCCTCTGCGTTTTGCTGGTTCCCAGTCTGTTCATCTTTGTCTGGATGGGCGTCTTTGGCTCGACCGCCCTTGATCAGCTCTATGCTGACCCGGCGGCGAGCCTGGTTAAAGAGTATGTGATCGATAACTACAGGCCTGAGCTATCGCTGTTCGGCATGTTGAACGAACTACCGCTGACGGGTCTGATGTCGACTCTGGGTATCGTCCTGGCGCTGATCTTCTTTGTCACCTCATCGGATTCCGGCTCCCTGGTCATCGACACCATCACCGCTGGCGGTAAAATCGATGCTCCGCGGCCACAGCGAATGTTCTGGGCGGTCGTCGAGGGCCTCATCGCCATTGTACTGCTGATCGGCGGTGGCCTGACAGCACTTCAGGCAGGGGTCACCGCCACGGCGATCCCCTTCTCGATTGTGATGTTGCTGATGTGCTACTCGATCATCAAAGCCCTCAATGGTGAGCTGCGGCTTATTCGTAAGTGA
- a CDS encoding YcjF family protein, with product MTTPQPRRHFTLDDTPEEVADAETPLRQREAFTGASEHHPLAPLPEDKALPAASLGAPRKRRWGLLFALVGGAGLGTAELVTGIPDAIAQSQWLAIAWQLFGISLIGLGGVSLLKELGRLRRLKRHDKLRGDLVELPLRSPKQARAMAEQLRRQLKLADDDPHWLAFQRASQPHHSGEEIQILLRYHLLAPRDREAQRLITRMSGETAIMVAISPLTLVDMALVAWRSLAMVDRLCRLYGLELGYASRLRLFRNVLHNMAFAGASELATDASMDMLSLDLAGRLSARAGQGLATGLLSARLGLRAQRLCRPVPFTADEQPRIADLRQDLWRQIKRLDKETVPQNR from the coding sequence ATGACCACCCCACAGCCACGCCGTCACTTTACCCTGGATGACACGCCCGAAGAGGTCGCTGATGCTGAAACACCTCTTCGCCAGCGCGAAGCCTTTACTGGCGCCAGTGAGCACCACCCTCTAGCGCCTCTACCTGAAGATAAAGCGCTACCTGCTGCCAGTTTAGGCGCGCCGCGTAAACGCCGTTGGGGGTTACTGTTTGCCCTGGTAGGCGGGGCTGGACTAGGCACCGCTGAACTGGTCACCGGCATTCCTGATGCCATCGCTCAGTCCCAGTGGCTCGCCATTGCCTGGCAGCTGTTTGGGATCAGCCTGATTGGCCTGGGGGGCGTCTCACTGCTCAAAGAGCTAGGCCGTTTGCGCCGCCTGAAACGCCACGACAAACTGCGCGGCGACCTTGTCGAGCTACCGCTACGCTCACCCAAGCAGGCTCGGGCGATGGCCGAGCAGCTCAGGCGCCAGCTCAAACTCGCCGACGACGACCCGCACTGGCTGGCCTTTCAACGCGCCAGTCAGCCGCACCATAGCGGTGAGGAGATTCAGATCCTGCTGCGTTACCACCTGCTGGCCCCGCGTGATCGCGAGGCCCAACGGCTGATCACCCGCATGTCCGGTGAAACCGCCATCATGGTCGCCATCAGCCCGCTAACGCTGGTGGATATGGCGCTGGTGGCCTGGAGGAGTCTAGCGATGGTGGATCGGCTCTGCCGCCTGTATGGTCTTGAGCTGGGCTACGCCAGTCGCCTGCGGCTGTTTCGCAATGTTCTGCACAATATGGCCTTTGCCGGTGCCAGCGAACTGGCCACCGACGCCAGTATGGATATGCTCTCGCTGGATTTGGCTGGGCGTCTCTCGGCACGTGCAGGTCAGGGCCTGGCTACCGGGCTGCTTAGCGCACGCCTTGGGCTACGCGCCCAGCGGCTCTGCCGCCCGGTGCCCTTCACTGCCGATGAACAGCCCAGGATCGCCGATCTGCGCCAAGACCTGTGGCGACAAATCAAGCGACTCGATAAAGAAACGGTGCCGCAAAATCGCTAA
- a CDS encoding YcjX family protein has protein sequence MRQPLSRELSNLLERGRDRQLRLAVTGLSQAGKTAFLTSLVNQLRHAGVEARLDLLPAAREGRLLGAQRLNQPDMGVPRFPYDPGMVALRDTPPRWPEPTRGISELRLQLRYRPARSGWLTPEIAHLTLDLFDYPGEWLLDLPLLQHDFYSWSQAQALYAGEQRRGLFSEWLTAVEQLDPAGEADEAQLAALAEEYAQGLRRAKKAGFSDLQPGRFLLPGELEGAPVLQFFPLPQLNASQPNTARETLEALPANSLYATLSARFRYYQQQVVKPFYRDHFRRFDRQIVLVDVLGALNAGPERFEDLSSALRQLMHSFDYGQRSLLTRLFAPKIDRLAIAATKADHVTPDQHGHLVQLLEALLAEPLKDLRFANVPVKALSLAAIRATEAREVVHEGKRSPALRGTTLEGEEVLVYPGDVPARLPAAEFWQQQGFDFPGFRPMPTSSEALDHIRMDAAIDWLIGDKLT, from the coding sequence ATGCGCCAGCCGTTAAGTCGCGAACTGAGCAATTTATTAGAGCGCGGAAGGGATCGCCAGCTGCGCTTAGCGGTCACCGGCCTCTCCCAAGCGGGGAAAACCGCGTTTTTGACGTCGCTGGTCAATCAGTTGCGTCATGCAGGCGTTGAGGCGCGGCTCGATTTACTGCCCGCTGCCAGAGAAGGCCGCCTGCTCGGCGCCCAACGGCTTAACCAGCCTGACATGGGCGTGCCGCGGTTTCCCTATGACCCCGGTATGGTCGCCCTGCGTGATACCCCGCCGCGCTGGCCCGAACCCACCCGCGGCATCAGCGAGTTACGCTTACAGCTGCGCTACCGCCCTGCCCGCAGCGGCTGGCTGACCCCTGAAATCGCCCACCTGACCCTGGATCTATTCGACTACCCTGGCGAGTGGTTACTCGACTTACCGCTGTTACAACACGACTTTTACAGCTGGAGCCAAGCCCAAGCACTGTATGCAGGCGAGCAGCGCCGCGGCCTGTTTAGCGAATGGTTGACGGCAGTGGAGCAGCTCGACCCCGCTGGTGAGGCTGATGAAGCCCAGCTTGCTGCCCTGGCCGAGGAGTACGCTCAAGGCCTTCGCCGCGCCAAAAAGGCCGGTTTTTCCGACCTGCAGCCCGGGCGTTTTTTGCTTCCCGGCGAGCTGGAAGGCGCGCCGGTGCTGCAGTTTTTTCCGCTGCCGCAGCTTAATGCGTCTCAACCCAATACCGCCAGAGAAACGCTGGAGGCACTGCCTGCCAATAGCCTTTACGCCACCCTATCGGCGCGCTTTCGCTACTATCAGCAGCAGGTGGTCAAGCCCTTCTATCGCGACCACTTCCGTCGTTTTGACCGCCAGATTGTACTGGTGGACGTGCTGGGCGCGCTCAATGCCGGGCCTGAGCGCTTTGAAGACCTCTCCAGTGCGCTGCGCCAGTTAATGCACAGCTTCGATTATGGTCAACGCAGCCTACTGACCCGCCTCTTCGCGCCTAAAATTGACCGTCTGGCGATTGCCGCCACCAAAGCCGATCACGTCACTCCCGATCAACACGGCCACTTGGTGCAGCTGTTAGAGGCCCTACTGGCAGAGCCTCTCAAAGATCTACGCTTCGCCAACGTACCGGTTAAAGCGCTCTCGCTGGCAGCGATTCGGGCCACCGAAGCCCGCGAGGTGGTTCATGAGGGTAAGCGCTCACCCGCGCTACGCGGCACCACCCTGGAGGGCGAAGAGGTGCTGGTTTACCCCGGTGATGTGCCCGCAAGGCTGCCCGCTGCCGAGTTCTGGCAGCAACAGGGTTTCGACTTCCCCGGCTTTCGCCCTATGCCAACCAGCTCAGAAGCGCTGGATCATATTCGCATGGACGCCGCCATCGACTGGCTGATTGGAGATAAACTGACATGA
- a CDS encoding D-hexose-6-phosphate mutarotase: MIPDSLNQLVKSTQGQQTAQWEGRDVVLFNMPWGELVVSLQGAQVLHFCPTGDTGWLWLTPTPQALPGAIRGGIPLCWPWFADERFADESPQHDGPFHGLARHAEWRLDAVDEHAEGIELHLSPSQPLHTLLTARLVVQANAQRLNVELISENIGETPIKTSGALHTYLAVADTHQCRLEGLSGARYLDKLRDFAESEQQGTLAVQGAVDRIYHTNEAVLLNDGERTLRIGKQSSDSTVVWHPNNDLPSDTPAEAARHFICVEAANTRLDPVWLVPGAQHLLGTTLSRG, translated from the coding sequence ATGATCCCCGACTCGCTCAATCAACTGGTTAAAAGCACTCAAGGACAGCAAACGGCGCAGTGGGAAGGCCGCGACGTGGTGCTTTTCAATATGCCCTGGGGTGAGTTGGTGGTGAGTCTCCAAGGCGCTCAAGTGCTGCACTTCTGCCCTACCGGTGATACCGGCTGGTTATGGCTGACGCCTACGCCCCAGGCGCTGCCAGGCGCTATCCGGGGCGGTATTCCGCTCTGCTGGCCATGGTTCGCCGACGAGCGCTTTGCCGACGAAAGCCCCCAGCACGATGGCCCCTTTCATGGCCTTGCCCGCCACGCTGAGTGGCGCCTGGATGCCGTCGATGAGCACGCCGAGGGCATTGAGCTTCACCTCTCCCCGTCGCAGCCTCTGCACACACTGCTCACCGCACGCTTGGTGGTACAAGCTAACGCCCAGCGTTTGAACGTGGAGCTGATTAGCGAAAACATTGGCGAAACGCCGATCAAAACCAGCGGCGCGCTGCACACCTATTTAGCCGTTGCCGATACCCATCAGTGCCGCCTGGAAGGTCTCTCCGGCGCGCGCTATCTCGACAAACTGCGCGACTTTGCTGAGAGTGAGCAGCAGGGCACACTGGCCGTTCAAGGCGCCGTTGACCGCATTTACCACACCAATGAAGCCGTACTGCTCAACGATGGCGAGCGCACTCTGCGCATCGGCAAGCAGTCGAGTGACTCCACGGTAGTGTGGCACCCCAATAACGACCTACCCAGCGACACCCCCGCCGAGGCAGCACGCCACTTTATTTGCGTTGAAGCTGCCAATACCCGCCTGGATCCGGTCTGGCTGGTGCCTGGCGCTCAACACCTACTGGGAACCACCCTCAGCCGCGGTTAA
- a CDS encoding GlsB/YeaQ/YmgE family stress response membrane protein, translating to MGFIAWLIIGGLAGWIAGNIMRGGGFGILGNIGVGIVGAVIGGFLFSLLGLSSGGFIGSLVTAIVGAVVLLWVISKVKKA from the coding sequence ATGGGCTTTATTGCATGGTTAATCATTGGTGGTTTAGCTGGTTGGATTGCTGGCAACATCATGCGCGGTGGCGGTTTCGGCATCCTGGGTAATATTGGTGTCGGCATCGTGGGCGCGGTTATTGGTGGTTTTTTATTCAGCCTTTTAGGCCTTTCCTCTGGTGGCTTTATCGGTTCGCTAGTTACCGCGATAGTGGGTGCCGTGGTGCTCCTGTGGGTGATTAGTAAGGTTAAAAAAGCGTAG